In Leptospira kirschneri serovar Cynopteri str. 3522 CT, the sequence GCCGTATTTTATAGTTCGTTTCGATTTCCGGGAAACGGATTTCACTTTGGCGGGCAGATTGAAAATTCAGTACTATCTTTTTGGTTGAATTTGATCTATATCTCTATGGCAATCGGAACCGCCGCGGTAGCTCCGAGAATATTAAAAAATCATAAAATAGAATTCCCTGAATTTTATCCATTACTTCTATTTGCAGCTTGCGGAATGACTCTAATGACTACGGGACAAGATTTTATACTAGTATTCGTAGCTTTGGAACTAATGAGTATATGTTTATATATATTGATAGGAATGGCAAGAAGTGATCTGTTTTCTCTAGAAGCCACATTGAAATATTTTCTATTGGGGAGTTTCTCTTCTGGATTTATGTTGATGGGAATCGCTTTTTTATTTGGGGGAAGCGGCTCTACAAATATCACTGAAGCTTTGAAACCATTGATCATAGCAGGTTATCAAGGAAACTTTACTAAGATAGGGTTAGTGTTGTTTATAACAGGAGTCGCGTTTAAGATAGCGCTATTCCCATATCACGCCTGGACACCAGACGCGTATGAAGGAGCTTTAACGCCTGTTACAGGTTATATGTCCACTGCAGCAAAAGCGGCATCGATCGGACTACTTTTAGTGTTATATACAAAATTACCCCTTCCACTTGAAAATAGTACTTGGGCATGGTTACCTGGAATTCTTGCGTTATGTTCTATGATCTACGGAAATTTACTCGCACTAAAACAAGAAAATTTAAAACGAATGCTCGCGTATTCTTCGATCGCACACGCTGGTTATGTAGTAGCCGGAATTTCAGCAGGGATCAAAGAAGAAGTAATATTCTATTTGATCGTATATTCATTTATGAGCTTAGGAGCGTTTGCAATCCTCGCCTATTTGGAGGAAGGAAC encodes:
- a CDS encoding NADH-quinone oxidoreductase subunit N, with the protein product MNLAQVANESMIPNVPDLLSILPALVLAAGGISLICLSVLFKTKEYIIVRYVSGLILFLALVAVFYSSFRFPGNGFHFGGQIENSVLSFWLNLIYISMAIGTAAVAPRILKNHKIEFPEFYPLLLFAACGMTLMTTGQDFILVFVALELMSICLYILIGMARSDLFSLEATLKYFLLGSFSSGFMLMGIAFLFGGSGSTNITEALKPLIIAGYQGNFTKIGLVLFITGVAFKIALFPYHAWTPDAYEGALTPVTGYMSTAAKAASIGLLLVLYTKLPLPLENSTWAWLPGILALCSMIYGNLLALKQENLKRMLAYSSIAHAGYVVAGISAGIKEEVIFYLIVYSFMSLGAFAILAYLEEGTRQVTFFSVQSLSGVKPLTAIAINIFFMSLAGVPPFGGFWAKLFLFQKLAESETLMNRILLIGGVTNSALALYYYLRIGIATFMSSDEGEISRNHAAPYSIGVTSVVVLCLLMISVGWFLLVPGNLLVLGDFKLSSSVFH